One genomic window of Garra rufa chromosome 2, GarRuf1.0, whole genome shotgun sequence includes the following:
- the LOC141325771 gene encoding uncharacterized protein codes for MSEAEWVSRLKKFASTGIWPSNEGNRPAPRQKKWYEIYQRIEKCPMQSRGQMALLGGVLKCICGFHTPKQPTASAGPAQKVVEQPAPASGTAKKAMEQSQPGPQSHLQPQPHPNPQPTAPVVTKAPHLSMFTKPRFTGSHIAAAKPNLSVARRPSQVGHQPSAAVSRASTQSTTVTTFPSGTLLKAPSVVPLPRLWSETLPPEDHKWIGKRLFKMGSKGKPELRDDLQLWYYPPQPALTYNQGPAPDRFFCHALLLWMPYKLWRVKILCPNPACGRHQLTGGGLHKRARQVLDIDRMYSMVTETLICTKCRASHVSWSQTVLQQLDLGHRSEFRVILTRKYACDMRVIRLLRERSLGNSPTRVIKQLRENHSEEWLQRLARYTTQCVDFLNRPGVLPVKFQEPPQPTVVPSCKWLLTVYSQDILTRLDEIHARITSTYGSVLKMDSTKKITKKLAGTARGTGLWLTSVGNEFGQVLMSVLTAQEGAGLDMMVDGLVKRYQQAGVDPPAVLYVDCGCCTEVGETKLKTRFRGWPDLMIRLDIWHFMRRIALGCTTDAHQLYPIFMSRLSACIFEWDAADLSVLRKAKRALLISQGWPSLADEDVNKHLTRNELALHCRRRTRGEETTILLLERLFTELLSSKGNDSLGVPLLDQKRMEHIWSVQKKHVKCIQDPPGVVLYIETGSLTKGGVLLTTYRCARGSTSLESFHLHLNRFIPGTSANSLNFQIYLLEGLHRWNQDRESASLSAEPSALCSYTGELVHCVNRNYEKLFGKKVVPTFCSPACYTGELIGVQYLFQQTGQALQDMNPDSEQNAELIEDLSVEERDEDEGFCDISEDQTITDLEADMSPPSSTLALSGTSVLGSPSPSPVPDPTQGLSQSPTSPGPSGTAVSPVPSETSVSPLPSEPEDAGQKDDEEMAVDSQNVPGYQHVDRLAEYLVDLRGHTALSLTNQEANTIIALWQSLDDQDKQRVVYAARHQKRLLSGRFRVPKRPTQTPGVESTTRCVLGASSAPAQWPDCCRLVETIFIRLCTVHPSPKRKGKGALSRWSLILQDYRRIRQLVLGNSLVMEGTSLQLVEVSTGAGCTAHRLKLLQKNSGWRKCGEPFPNKVYICVYVVYIAKRVHYC; via the exons ATGTCGGAGGCTGAATGGGTTTCACGTCTAAAAAAGTTTGCCAGCACAGGAATTTGGCCATCAAATGAGGGTAACAGGCCAGCCCCTCGACAGAAGAAGTGGTACGAGATTTATCAAAGG ATTGAAAAATGTCCGATGCAGTCTCGTGGCCAGATGGCCTTGCTTGGAGGTGTGCTGAAATGCATTTGTGGCTTTCACACTCCAAAG CAGCCCACTGCCTCTGCTGGACCAGCACAAAAGGTTGTGGAACAACCTGCTCCTGCTTCTGGAACAGCAAAGAAGGCCATGGAGCAGAGTCAGCCTGGGCCCCAGTCCCATCTCCAGCCCCAGCCTCATCCCAACCCCCAGCCTACTGCACCTGTAGTAACAAAAGCACCACATTTGTCAATG TTTACCAAACCAAGATTTACTGGTTCTCACATTGCTGCAGCAAAGCCAAATCTTAGTGTGGCTAGGAGACCTTCTCAGGTTGGACACCAGCCCAGCGCAGCAGTGTCTCGTGCCTCTACACAAAGCACCACTGTCACT ACGTTTCCTTCGGGGACATTATTGAAAGCTCCATCTGTAGTTCCACTTCCTCGTTTGTGGTCGGAGACCTTGCCACCAGAAGATCACAAGTGGATTGGCAAAAGGCTTTTCAAAATGGGGTCCAAGGGAAAGCCAGAGCTCCGTGATGACCTCCAGCTCTGGTATTACCCACCACAGCCAGCACTTACCTACAATCAGGGTCCAGCTCCAGACAGATTCTTTTGTCATGCACTTCTGCTGTGGATGCCGTACAAGCTGTGGAGGGTCAAGATTCTCTGTCCCAATCCTGCCTGCGGACGGCATCAACTGACAGGAGGTGGTCTGCACAAAAGGGCACGGCAGGTTCTGGACATCGACAGAATGTACAGCATGGTCACAGAAACCCTCATCTGTACCAAGTGTAGAGCCTCGCATGTGTCCTGGAGTCAGACAGTCCTGCAACAGCTAGACCTGGGTCATCGCTCTGAGTTTCGGGTCATCCTCACGCGGAA GTATGCCTGTGATATGCGGGTCATCCGGCTACTGCGTGAGCGTAGCTTAGGCAACAGCCCCACGCGGGTGATAAAGCAGCTGCGTGAAAACCACAGCGAGGAGTGGCTCCAGCGTCTGGCCCGATACACCACCCAGTGTGTCGACTTTCTTAATCGACCTGGAGTGTTGCCAGTAAAATTCCAGGAACCCCCACAGCCTACAGTGGTGCCAAGCTGCAAGTGGCTACTCACCGTGTACAGCCAAGACATCCTAACAAGGCTGGATGAAATCCATGCAAGGATAACATCCACCTATGGCTCTGTCTTGAAGATGGATTCTACTAAAAAG ATAACCAAGAAGCTGGCTGGGACAGCGAGGGGAACGGGACTCTGGCTTACCTCTGTCGGCAATGAGTTTGGTCAGGTGCTCATGAGCGTGCTGACAGCCCAGGAAGGAGCAGGACTGGATATGATGGTAGATGGTCTGGTGAAAAGATACCAACAGGCTGGTGTGGATCCACCTGCTGTGTTGTATGTGGACTGTGGGTGCTGCACTGAGGTGGGCGAGACGAAGCTGAAAACCAGATTCAGAGGTTGGCCAGATCTCATGATACGCTTGGACATCTGGCATTTTATGCGCAGGATTGCCCTGGGGTGTACAACTGATGCCCATCAGCTGTACCCCATCTTCATGTCGCGGCTATCAGCGTGCATCTTTGAATGGGATGCAGCTGATCTCTCAGTGCTTCGCAAAGCAAAGAGAGCGCTATTGATCTCCCAGGGTTGGCCTTCGCTGGCAGATGAAGATGTCAACAAGCATCTTACCAGGAATGAGCTGGCTCTACATTGCCGGAGGAGAACCCGCGGAGAGGAGACTACCATCCTTCTCCTTGAACGGCTGTTTACAGAGCTCTTGAGCAGCAAGGGCAATGACTCCCTGGGTGTTCCTCTCCTGGATCAAAAAAGGATGGAGCACATCTGGAGTGTCCAGAAGAAGCATGTAAAGTGCATCCAAGACCCCCCTGGTGTTGTGCTCTATATAGAGACTGGAAGCTTAACCAAGGGAGGTGTGCTTCTAACGACATACAGATGTGCCAGAGGCTCCACTTCTCTCGAGTCCTTTCACCTACACCTGAACCGTTTCATCCCAG GGACCAGTGCAAACAGTCTTAACTTTCAGATTTATCTGCTGGAGGGACTACACCGGTGGAACCAGGACAGGGAGTCTGCTTCATTGTCAGCAGAACCATCAGCTTTATGCAGCTACACAGGAGAACTTGTTCACTGTGTAAACAGAAACTATGAAAAGCTGTTTGGCAAGAAAGTGGTTCCAACATTTTGTTCCCCTGCCTGTTACACCG gtgAGCTCATTGGAGTCCAGTATCTGTTTCAGCAGACAGGTCAGGCACTGCAGGACATGAATCCAGACTCCGAGCAGAACGCAGAGCTCATTGAAGACCTCAGTGTGGAGGAGCGAGATGAAGATGAGGGCTTCTGTGACATCAGCGAGGATCAGACCATTACTGATCTGGAGGCTGACATGTCACCACCCTCTTCCACACTTGCACTTAGTGGTACTTCTGTACTGGGCTCTCCATCCCCTTCACCAGTCCCTGACCCTACACAAGGCCTCTCACAGTCTCCCACATCACCTGGACCCTCAGGGACTGCTGTCTCACCTGTCCCATCTGAAACATCTGTTTCACCTCTTCCCTCAGAGCCAGAGGATGCTGGTCAGAAAGATGATGAAGAGATG GCCGTTGACAGCCAAAATGTCCCTGGTTATCAACATGTGGACAGATTGGCAGAATATCTGGTGGATCTCCGGGGTCACACAGCCCTCAGCCTGACCAACCAGGAGGCCAACACCATAATTGCACTTTGGCAGAGCTTGGATGACCAGGACAAGCAACGGGTGGTGTATGCAGCTCGACATCAGAAGAGACTGCTGAGTGGACGCTTCAGAGTACCTAAGAGGCCCACTCAAACCCCTGGAGTAGAGAGCACCACCAGATGTGTGCTGGGTGCAAGCAGCGCACCTGCACAATGGCCTGACTGTTGCCGCCTGGTGGAGACCATCTTCATCAGGCTTTGCACTGTTCACCCAAGCCCCAAAAGAAAAGGCAAGGGAGCGCTGTCAAGATGGTCTCTGATCCTTCAAGACTACAGAAGGATAAGGCAGCTTGTACTGGGCAACAGTTTGGTGATGGAAGGAACATCACTGCAGCTGGTGGAGGTGAGTACAGGGGCAGGGTGTACTGCCCACAGACTGAAACTGTTACAAAAGAACAGTGGCTGGAGGAAATGCGGAGAACCATTCCCAAATAaagtatatatttgtgtgtatgtggTGTATATAGCAAAAAGAGTTCACTATTGttaa
- the LOC141325712 gene encoding uncharacterized protein, which produces MFIKVESEENTSELEIWRIKHEEPEPLKINQEEPEPLKIKHEEPEPLKIKHEEPELLKIKLVEPEHFRIKQEEPEPLRINQEEPEPLRINQEEPEPLKINQKEPEPLRVKQEESEALRIKLVEHGESIKEKEENEESSQVEEKNHFKTEKPLSCSQVKQKDLKKCCTCTQCGKSFTRKRDLERHMKTHTGEKPFTCDQCGKSFSRSSNLKEHMNIHNREKQHTCDQCGKVYLGASGLRYHLKVHTKVKPHSCHLCGKRFCRLQSLKVYENINTGVRECMCSKCEKISISVTYLKLHKRIHTREKSYECSHCNKRFSQSACLKTHERIHTGEKPFKCSNCNKRFSQSVHLKRHERIHTGEKPYKCSHCNKSFNQSSYLKIHERIHTGEKPYKCSHCNKKFNQSSYLKIHEMNHTGEKPLVFTLQQDISSVSTFENT; this is translated from the exons atgtttattaaagtagagagtgaggagaacacgagTGAACTAGAAATCTGGAGAATAAAACACGAGGAACCAGAGCCTTTGAAAATAAATCAGGAGGAACCAGAGCCTTTGAAAATAAAGCATGAGGAACCAGagcctttgaaaataaaacatgaggaaccagaacttttgaaaataaaacttgtggaaccagaacattttagaataaaacaggaggaaccagaacctttgagaataaatcaggaggaaccagaacctttgagaataaatcaggaggaaccagaacctttgaaaataaatcagaaggaaccagaacctttgagagtAAAACAGGAGGAATCagaagctttgagaataaaacttgTGGAACATGGAG agtcgattaaagaaaaagaggagaatgaagaatcaagtcaagttgaggagaaaaatcatttcaaaacagaaaaacctttgagttgctctcaagtcaaacagaaagatttaaagaaatgttgcacctgcactcagtgtggaaagagtttcacaagaaaaagagatcttgagcgtcacatgaaaactcatactggagagaaaccattcacttgtgatcaatgtgggaagagtttttcacgctcatcaaaccttaaggagcacatgaacattcacaatagagagaagcagcacacatgtgatcaatgtggtaaaGTGTATTTAGGGGCTTCAGGTCTGAGGTATCACTtgaaagttcatacaaaggtgaagccacattcatgccatttgtgtggaaagagattttgccgtctacaaagtttgaaagtatatgagaatataaatactggtgtgagagaatgcatgtgttcaaagtgtgaaaagatttctatttcggtaacttatttaaaactgcataaaaggatccacactagagagaaatcttatgaatgctcacactgcaacaagcgatttagtcagtcagcatgtctgaaaacacatgagaggatccacactggagagaaaccttttaagtgttcaaactgcaacaagagatttagtcagtcggtacatttgaaaaggcatgagaggatccacactggagagaaaccttataagtgttcacactgcaacaaaagttttaaccagtcatcatatctgaaaatacatgagaggattcacactggagagaaaccttataaatgctcacactgcaacaagaaatttaaccagtcatcatatctaaaaatacatgagatgaaccacactggagagaaacctttagtgttcacactgcaacaagacatttcatcagtcagtacatttgaaaatacatga